From the genome of Phytohabitans rumicis, one region includes:
- a CDS encoding type III polyketide synthase — translation MPTLCKPSVSVPEYVITMEDTLAFAERAHAGKPQLPLVLRLIQNTGVQKRHIVQPIEEALRHPGFEERNRIYALESKKRCPGVIEQALANAGVGVRDIDLIIYVSCTGFLMPSLTAWLINSMGFRSDTRQIPIAQLGCAAGGAAINRAHDFCKAYPGSNVLIVACELCSLCYQPDDDGVGALLSDGLFGDAVAAAVVRGSGGTGMTLQRNASYLIPNTEEWISYAVRATGFHFQLDRRVPGTMEPLAPVLRDLATDHGWDVRNLDFYIVHAGGPRILDDLAKFLDVDRERFRHSWATLTQYGNIASAVVLDALRRLFDEDPPVPGGTGLLAGFGPGITAEMALGAWSTDAPTNVH, via the coding sequence ATGCCAACGTTGTGCAAGCCGTCGGTGAGTGTACCGGAATATGTCATCACAATGGAGGATACTCTGGCATTCGCAGAACGAGCGCACGCCGGAAAGCCGCAGCTCCCTTTAGTGCTTCGACTGATTCAGAACACAGGGGTGCAGAAGCGGCACATTGTGCAGCCCATCGAAGAAGCCCTCCGCCACCCGGGCTTCGAGGAGCGCAACCGAATCTATGCGCTCGAATCCAAGAAGCGGTGCCCGGGGGTCATCGAACAGGCCCTCGCGAACGCCGGCGTCGGCGTGCGCGACATCGACTTGATCATCTATGTCTCTTGCACCGGATTTCTGATGCCGTCGCTGACCGCATGGCTGATCAACAGCATGGGGTTCCGATCCGACACTCGACAGATACCTATCGCACAGTTGGGTTGTGCGGCGGGTGGAGCGGCTATCAATCGTGCCCACGACTTCTGCAAGGCGTACCCCGGGAGCAACGTCCTGATCGTCGCCTGCGAGCTGTGTTCGCTGTGTTACCAACCCGACGACGACGGGGTGGGTGCGCTGCTGTCTGACGGGTTGTTCGGTGACGCGGTCGCGGCCGCCGTGGTGCGCGGCAGCGGTGGCACCGGCATGACGCTGCAGCGCAACGCCTCCTATCTCATCCCGAACACCGAGGAATGGATCTCCTACGCAGTGCGCGCCACCGGCTTCCACTTTCAGCTGGATCGGCGGGTGCCCGGGACGATGGAACCGCTCGCCCCGGTGCTGCGTGACCTCGCCACGGACCACGGCTGGGATGTTCGTAACCTCGACTTCTACATCGTTCACGCTGGCGGTCCGCGGATTTTGGACGATCTCGCCAAGTTTCTCGATGTCGATCGTGAAAGGTTTCGGCACAGCTGGGCGACGCTGACCCAATACGGCAACATCGCCAGCGCGGTCGTACTCGACGCGCTGCGCAGGCTATTCGACGAAGACCCGCCGGTCCCGGGTGGGACCGGCCTGCTCGCGGGCTTTGGTCCCGGCATCACCGCAGAAATGGCGCTGGGCGCATGGAGCACCGACGCACCGACGAATGTGCACTAA
- the sigJ gene encoding RNA polymerase sigma factor SigJ — MSARSDPGLSAVVSERRQLINLAYRLLGSLAEAEDAVQETYARWYAMSRRELEAIESPGGWLTTVASRICLDLLGSARARRERYVGEWIPEPLPDRAEWVDGGSGGDLVDPADRVTLDESVNMAFLVVLESMTPAERVAFILHDVFRFSFAEVAGIVGRTPAACRQLASSARRRIRVAQVPAASVAGRADVVRAFKQAWEAKDIDALIGILDPDATTIADGGGLARAHLHPVEGGAQIARRLVEILGLVPRLTILERTVNGQPGLVVQQDGLTVTVMAFDVAGDRIKHIWAVRNPEKLRPWRGRIIGRKS; from the coding sequence ATGAGCGCCAGATCCGATCCGGGGTTGAGTGCGGTGGTGAGTGAGCGGCGTCAGTTGATCAATTTGGCGTATCGGCTGCTCGGGTCTTTGGCCGAGGCCGAGGACGCGGTGCAGGAGACGTACGCGCGTTGGTACGCGATGTCGCGGCGGGAGCTGGAGGCAATCGAGTCTCCGGGTGGTTGGTTGACCACGGTGGCCAGTCGTATCTGTCTGGACCTGCTGGGCTCGGCGCGGGCCAGGCGGGAGCGGTACGTGGGTGAGTGGATTCCGGAGCCGTTGCCCGACCGTGCGGAGTGGGTTGATGGCGGCTCGGGTGGTGACCTCGTTGATCCGGCCGATCGGGTGACTTTGGACGAGTCGGTCAATATGGCGTTTCTGGTTGTGTTGGAGTCGATGACGCCGGCTGAGCGGGTGGCGTTCATCCTGCACGACGTATTTCGCTTTTCGTTCGCTGAGGTGGCTGGGATCGTTGGGCGTACGCCGGCGGCCTGTCGTCAGTTGGCCTCGTCGGCTCGGCGCCGTATCCGCGTCGCGCAGGTTCCTGCGGCTTCGGTGGCAGGGCGGGCTGATGTGGTGCGGGCTTTCAAGCAGGCGTGGGAAGCCAAGGACATCGACGCTCTCATCGGCATCCTCGACCCCGACGCCACGACGATCGCCGACGGCGGCGGCCTCGCACGCGCCCACCTGCACCCGGTCGAAGGGGGCGCGCAGATCGCGCGCCGGCTGGTCGAGATCCTCGGCTTGGTGCCCAGGCTGACGATCCTGGAGCGCACGGTCAACGGCCAACCTGGCCTGGTGGTTCAACAAGACGGCCTCACCGTGACGGTGATGGCGTTCGACGTTGCGGGCGACCGGATCAAGCACATCTGGGCGGTACGCAACCCCGAGAAACTCCGTCCCTGGCGGGGCCGAATCATTGGGAGGAAAAGTTGA
- the idi gene encoding isopentenyl-diphosphate Delta-isomerase: protein MVGRELQLVELVGADGSATGSCTVAEAHAAPGRLHRAFSVMLLDDVGRVMVQQRAAVKTRFPLRWANACCGHPAPGQAVFDAATQRMIEEIGLRGVGLHLAGVHLYRAEDPQTGRVEYEYDHVLVGRVPVEPCLQLDPAEVAGVGWVTPDLLRADMSDCPDRYAPWLLGVLSVATEAAGRLPAAAALALPTASDSAVTDGVV from the coding sequence ATGGTTGGTCGGGAATTACAGCTGGTGGAGCTCGTGGGCGCCGACGGCTCGGCCACCGGTTCATGCACGGTCGCCGAGGCGCACGCCGCGCCTGGCCGGCTGCACCGGGCGTTCTCGGTGATGCTGTTGGACGATGTGGGCCGCGTCATGGTGCAGCAACGGGCCGCGGTGAAGACCCGGTTCCCGCTGCGCTGGGCCAACGCCTGCTGTGGTCACCCGGCCCCAGGACAGGCGGTGTTCGACGCGGCCACGCAGCGGATGATCGAGGAGATCGGGCTCCGAGGGGTGGGGCTGCACCTGGCCGGGGTGCACCTGTACCGGGCCGAGGACCCGCAGACCGGCCGGGTCGAATACGAGTACGACCACGTCCTGGTCGGCCGGGTGCCGGTGGAGCCCTGCCTGCAGTTGGATCCGGCCGAGGTGGCCGGTGTGGGCTGGGTGACGCCGGACCTGCTACGCGCGGACATGTCCGACTGCCCGGATCGGTACGCCCCCTGGCTGCTCGGCGTGCTCTCGGTGGCTACCGAGGCGGCCGGCCGCCTGCCAGCGGCCGCCGCACTCGCCCTCCCGACGGCCAGCGACAGCGCGGTCACCGACGGCGTCGTCTAA
- a CDS encoding sigma factor-like helix-turn-helix DNA-binding protein, translated as MTPAERVAFILHDVFRFSFAEVAGIVGRTPAACRQLASSARRRIRVAQVPAASVAGRADVVRAFKQVRHDDRRRRRPLHRAPTANPDWWRTKGAHHGGTGLRVRGRPESSTSGECGIPKISGPGRPNPRPAKKPTPERRYPPTCGNAHDLRLLRHWDHLQTSLPRRSIAGSI; from the coding sequence ATGACGCCGGCTGAGCGGGTGGCGTTCATCCTGCACGACGTATTTCGCTTTTCGTTCGCTGAGGTGGCTGGGATCGTTGGGCGTACGCCGGCGGCCTGTCGTCAGTTGGCCTCGTCGGCTCGGCGCCGTATCCGCGTCGCGCAGGTTCCTGCGGCTTCGGTGGCAGGGCGGGCTGATGTGGTGCGGGCTTTCAAGCAGGTACGCCACGACGATCGCCGACGGCGGCGGCCTCTCCACCGCGCTCCAACGGCCAACCCGGACTGGTGGCGCACCAAAGGGGCGCACCATGGTGGCACTGGCCTTCGAGTTCGCGGGCGACCAGAATCAAGCACATCTGGGGAGTGCGGAATCCCGAAAATCTCCGGCCCTGGACGGCCCAACCCGCGTCCCGCCAAGAAACCGACACCGGAACGTCGTTATCCACCGACCTGCGGCAACGCCCACGACCTGCGCCTATTGCGCCATTGGGACCATTTACAGACTTCGTTGCCACGGCGTTCGATAGCCGGTAGCATTTGA
- the dxs gene encoding 1-deoxy-D-xylulose-5-phosphate synthase, giving the protein MALLNSIRGPADVRRMPEAELPALAEEIRELLVRTVSRTGGHLGPNLGVVELTIALHRVFNSPHDRILWDTGHQAYVHKLLTGRVEGFERLRQRGGLSGYPSRAESEHDVIENSHASTALCYADGLAKAYALTGQTDRAVVAVIGDGALTGGMAWEAVNNIAAAKDRPVIIVVNDNGRSYAPTVGGIADLLSGLRTAGPYERFLAWGKNTVRQTPVVGQPVYDLVHAVKAGLKDLIAPQALFSGMGLKYLGPVDGHDVAAVEAALRRARGFGGPVLVHCVTEKGRGWAPAETDEQDKMHSYRRTDPVTGGRIPATTPTWTEVFGAELGALAAERPELVAITAAMLEPTGLEQMQAKFPERVFDVGIAEQHAVTSAAGLAMGGVHPVVCLYATFLNRAFDQLLLDVALHSCGVTFVLDRAGVTGDDGPSHNGMWDLSILQVVPGLRIAAPRDAATLRRALREAVEVTDGPTVIRFPKGTPSADLAVASQVDGLDVLVAGEPEDVLMVCVGALAGLGRQVADELAEAGLGVTVVDPVWVRPVNPAIAGLARRHRVVVTLEDGGRAGGVGAAIAQELRDARVTTPVHTMGLPQRFLEHGKRAEVLADCGLTTPEITRRIKEVVPARRRSR; this is encoded by the coding sequence ATGGCACTGCTGAACAGCATCCGCGGCCCGGCCGACGTGCGCAGAATGCCCGAGGCCGAGCTGCCGGCGCTGGCGGAGGAGATCCGCGAGCTCCTCGTACGAACGGTCTCCCGCACCGGCGGGCACCTGGGCCCCAACCTCGGGGTCGTCGAGCTGACCATCGCGCTGCACCGCGTCTTCAACTCACCGCACGACCGGATCCTGTGGGACACCGGCCACCAGGCGTACGTACACAAGCTGCTCACCGGCCGGGTCGAGGGGTTCGAGCGGCTCCGGCAGCGCGGCGGGCTGTCCGGCTACCCGAGCCGGGCCGAGTCCGAACACGACGTCATCGAGAACTCGCACGCCTCCACCGCTCTCTGTTACGCCGATGGGCTCGCCAAGGCGTACGCCCTGACCGGGCAGACGGACCGCGCGGTGGTCGCGGTGATCGGAGACGGGGCGTTGACCGGCGGCATGGCGTGGGAAGCGGTCAACAACATCGCCGCCGCCAAGGACCGGCCGGTGATCATCGTGGTCAACGACAACGGGCGTTCGTATGCGCCGACCGTGGGCGGGATCGCGGACCTGCTGTCCGGGCTGCGCACCGCCGGGCCGTACGAGCGGTTCCTGGCCTGGGGCAAGAACACCGTCCGGCAGACGCCGGTGGTGGGCCAGCCGGTCTACGACCTGGTGCACGCGGTCAAGGCCGGGCTGAAGGACCTGATCGCCCCGCAGGCGCTGTTTTCCGGAATGGGCCTGAAGTACCTCGGCCCGGTCGACGGACACGACGTGGCGGCGGTGGAGGCCGCGCTGCGGCGTGCACGCGGGTTCGGCGGCCCGGTGCTGGTGCATTGCGTCACCGAGAAAGGCCGTGGATGGGCGCCGGCCGAGACCGACGAGCAGGACAAGATGCACAGCTACCGGCGGACCGACCCGGTCACCGGCGGCCGCATTCCGGCGACCACCCCGACCTGGACCGAGGTGTTCGGCGCGGAGCTCGGCGCGCTGGCCGCCGAGCGTCCCGAGTTGGTGGCCATCACCGCGGCCATGCTCGAACCCACCGGACTGGAGCAGATGCAGGCGAAGTTCCCCGAGCGGGTCTTCGACGTCGGCATCGCCGAGCAGCACGCGGTCACCTCCGCCGCGGGCTTGGCCATGGGCGGGGTACACCCGGTGGTCTGCCTTTATGCGACCTTCCTGAACCGCGCCTTCGATCAGCTGTTGCTGGACGTGGCACTGCACTCCTGCGGCGTCACGTTCGTGCTGGACCGGGCCGGCGTCACCGGTGACGACGGGCCTTCGCACAACGGCATGTGGGACCTGTCCATCCTGCAGGTGGTGCCCGGCCTGCGGATCGCCGCGCCGCGGGACGCCGCCACCCTGCGCCGGGCGCTGCGCGAGGCGGTAGAGGTGACGGACGGCCCGACGGTGATTCGCTTCCCCAAGGGAACGCCAAGTGCCGACTTGGCGGTCGCGTCCCAGGTGGACGGCTTGGACGTGCTGGTCGCGGGCGAGCCGGAAGACGTCCTGATGGTCTGCGTCGGCGCGCTGGCCGGGCTGGGCCGCCAAGTCGCCGATGAGCTGGCCGAGGCCGGCCTCGGCGTCACAGTCGTCGACCCCGTCTGGGTCCGGCCGGTCAACCCGGCGATCGCCGGGCTGGCCCGGCGGCACCGGGTCGTGGTCACGTTGGAGGACGGTGGACGGGCCGGCGGTGTCGGCGCAGCCATCGCGCAGGAGCTGCGCGACGCACGCGTCACGACGCCGGTGCACACGATGGGCCTGCCGCAGCGCTTCCTGGAGCATGGCAAGCGGGCAGAGGTGCTGGCCGACTGTGGCTTGACCACGCCGGAGATTACACGCCGTATCAAGGAGGTCGTCCCAGCGCGAAGGAGGTCCCGGTGA
- a CDS encoding DUF3050 domain-containing protein — translation MTALAEFDRTRAKLIDHPLYSQITTEDRLRIFMKHHVFAVWDFFTLLKRLQEEVTTVTLPWRPRGRADHGRFILEIVLAEETDEDIGGGYISHFELYRRAMDEIGADTGPIDSFLAALDAGLAPIAALEDAKVPASVREFVSHTLGVALNGAPHEVASSFCHGRENLLPDVFTAVRSNVEDVLANAPVFRHYLDRHIALDHNEHGPLALRLLASLCDGDPVREAEAESVSVEAIRARIGLWDGVLAEFDNDR, via the coding sequence TTGACCGCGCTTGCTGAGTTTGACAGGACACGCGCCAAGCTGATCGACCATCCCCTTTACTCACAGATAACCACCGAGGATCGCCTGCGGATTTTTATGAAGCACCACGTGTTCGCCGTGTGGGACTTCTTCACGCTGCTCAAGCGCCTTCAGGAGGAGGTGACCACGGTGACGCTGCCCTGGCGGCCGCGAGGGCGGGCCGACCATGGTCGGTTCATCCTGGAGATCGTGCTCGCCGAGGAGACCGACGAGGACATCGGCGGCGGCTACATCAGCCACTTCGAGCTGTACCGGCGTGCGATGGACGAAATCGGCGCCGACACGGGACCGATCGACAGCTTCCTCGCGGCACTCGACGCCGGCCTCGCTCCGATTGCGGCACTTGAGGACGCGAAGGTGCCCGCAAGCGTCCGAGAGTTCGTCAGCCACACGCTGGGCGTGGCCCTGAACGGCGCACCGCACGAGGTGGCCTCGTCGTTCTGCCACGGCCGGGAAAACTTGCTGCCGGACGTGTTCACCGCAGTTAGGTCCAATGTGGAGGACGTACTCGCAAACGCGCCGGTGTTCCGGCACTACCTGGACCGCCACATCGCACTGGATCACAACGAGCATGGCCCACTGGCACTGCGCCTGCTCGCGTCGCTGTGTGACGGCGATCCCGTCCGCGAGGCCGAGGCCGAGTCGGTCAGTGTCGAAGCGATCCGGGCACGCATCGGATTGTGGGACGGCGTGCTCGCAGAGTTCGACAACGATCGTTGA
- a CDS encoding AfsR/SARP family transcriptional regulator — MVEFRALGPMEAIVAGRLVNLGAPKQRALLALLVSRVGQPVAVELMLEALWAGHPPPSAMTSLQAYVANLRRALEPGRPPRTPATVLRTCPRGYLLDSQIIDVDADRFGEHAAAGWQAWDRDDPQQALSEFEAGLALWRGQAYADVAAATCVVPEVVRLEELHLSVVEARCAALLAVGAHEMAVAELEAFVQAHPLREYGCELLSLALYRAGRQADALRVLRTIQKRLSEELGIDPKPALQHLEREILNQVPALDWQPTSTVPALTVSSRPTSPPQLCTTSPSSSPVANGEVFVGREVPLRQLVEALAAAADGQGRVVTVSGEPGIGKTSLLRRFANLVAVPVLWGTCPEHVAAPPLWIWEQVLRAVGTCFRQRSIPAPVAEILDGDSQQRVEAVDVTGATLRRFEAIVQYLADASQTAPLVVLLDHLHRADGGSLRLLAHMAEAVPASRLLLVVSYRSGEAASLAETLAALARSGMTRIELSGLNTQDTQTLASAILQQQVSRDTAEGLWARTEGNPFFLRELIKLLTTKQRVDQPHTAPVPVPVREVVLRRIARLPQAAAEVLSVAAVAGRHFDIEVVAEGASVEIEAALDVLDIAVAAGLIVEDPRRLGWFRFAHTVVAEALYETTGRLRRARLHRRIGTAAARAWLGNTDRAGEIARHWLLAAELDPTAAAHALTHATTAARVADARLAFDEAAALWRQALTVADLAEKEDLDRFPLLIGLGTSLYRAGNPDDGLPIFIQAMEEALAPHDAGGGADGARLVTAAVAALSELNWYPAKPGEVNKRLVDVFEQGLAQVTDPVHRALVLSCLAVARYYDGDPVGRAARSDEALALVRRTTDELALAHVLHLRAVALKGPDHLDQRLRAVTELLALPGLPPSMTVRARQLRARALVTLGRVFEASAELDLAAQLTDDQCAPLCTQLAWSQAALLLLGGRCREADELRRAAYDWHSRMKWGAARLNRVVQMWEVAYLTGDGASLVGELRTVAEYADLPALHSILGMALAEAGHMRDARMALRRLPCGPKDHLWLYTQCWALLAASRLDETELVTRLRAELLPYRHLACSVSDVVISGSVAYFTAEAALGLGDVDAALVDLHIALDTTRRMGAQLWLDRVRERIGRCGDTKARLVAMPIG; from the coding sequence ATGGTGGAGTTCCGTGCGTTGGGGCCGATGGAGGCGATCGTCGCTGGTCGGCTGGTGAATCTGGGCGCACCCAAGCAGCGTGCGTTGCTGGCCTTGTTGGTGAGTCGGGTGGGTCAGCCAGTGGCGGTGGAATTGATGCTGGAAGCCTTATGGGCAGGGCATCCGCCACCGTCTGCGATGACCTCGCTGCAGGCGTATGTGGCCAACCTGCGGAGGGCGCTGGAACCCGGGCGGCCTCCACGGACACCGGCGACGGTGTTGCGCACTTGCCCTCGGGGCTATCTGCTGGACAGCCAAATCATCGACGTGGATGCCGATCGATTCGGGGAGCACGCCGCTGCGGGCTGGCAGGCGTGGGATCGGGATGATCCGCAGCAGGCGTTGTCTGAGTTCGAGGCGGGGTTGGCGCTGTGGCGGGGGCAGGCATACGCGGATGTGGCCGCCGCTACCTGCGTGGTGCCGGAAGTCGTGCGGCTGGAGGAACTCCATCTGTCCGTTGTGGAGGCACGCTGCGCGGCGCTGCTGGCGGTGGGCGCTCATGAGATGGCGGTGGCCGAGCTGGAGGCATTCGTTCAGGCGCATCCGCTGCGTGAGTACGGCTGCGAGCTGTTGAGCCTGGCGCTGTACCGGGCCGGACGACAGGCCGATGCGTTGCGAGTGCTGCGGACCATCCAGAAACGGCTATCCGAAGAGCTCGGCATCGACCCCAAACCAGCGTTACAGCACCTGGAGCGCGAGATCCTGAACCAGGTTCCGGCTCTGGACTGGCAGCCGACCTCGACCGTCCCAGCCTTGACGGTGTCGAGCAGGCCCACGTCTCCACCGCAGCTGTGCACGACCAGTCCGTCGTCCTCGCCGGTTGCGAACGGGGAGGTGTTCGTCGGTCGCGAGGTGCCGCTGCGGCAACTGGTGGAGGCATTGGCCGCCGCGGCGGATGGTCAGGGGCGGGTGGTGACCGTGTCCGGGGAGCCGGGGATTGGTAAGACCAGCCTGTTGCGGCGCTTCGCCAACCTGGTGGCTGTGCCGGTGCTCTGGGGCACGTGCCCCGAGCATGTCGCCGCACCGCCATTGTGGATCTGGGAGCAGGTGCTGCGTGCGGTGGGCACGTGCTTTCGGCAGCGTTCGATACCGGCGCCGGTGGCCGAGATCCTGGACGGGGACAGCCAGCAGCGGGTGGAAGCTGTGGACGTGACCGGTGCCACCTTGCGGCGGTTCGAGGCGATCGTCCAGTACCTGGCTGACGCGTCCCAAACCGCGCCGCTGGTGGTCCTGCTTGATCATCTGCATCGAGCGGACGGGGGTTCACTGCGACTGCTGGCCCACATGGCTGAGGCGGTGCCAGCGAGTCGGCTACTGCTGGTGGTGTCCTACCGTTCCGGCGAGGCCGCTTCGCTGGCCGAGACGTTGGCCGCGTTGGCCCGCTCCGGGATGACGCGAATAGAGCTGAGCGGCCTGAACACCCAGGACACTCAGACGCTGGCGAGCGCCATTCTCCAGCAGCAGGTCAGCAGGGACACGGCGGAAGGACTCTGGGCTCGCACCGAGGGTAACCCGTTCTTCCTGCGGGAGCTGATCAAGCTGTTGACCACCAAACAACGTGTGGATCAACCCCATACGGCACCGGTGCCGGTGCCGGTGCGCGAGGTGGTGCTGCGGCGCATCGCGCGGTTGCCCCAGGCTGCCGCCGAGGTGCTGTCAGTGGCCGCTGTCGCCGGCAGGCACTTCGACATCGAGGTCGTCGCCGAAGGTGCCTCGGTCGAGATCGAGGCAGCGCTGGATGTCCTCGACATTGCAGTCGCAGCCGGCCTGATCGTCGAAGACCCACGGCGGCTGGGCTGGTTCCGCTTCGCCCACACCGTCGTCGCCGAGGCGCTGTACGAGACCACCGGCCGGCTACGCCGGGCGCGCCTTCACCGGCGCATCGGTACGGCGGCGGCCCGGGCTTGGTTGGGAAACACCGACCGTGCCGGCGAGATTGCCCGCCACTGGCTTCTCGCCGCCGAGCTCGACCCCACCGCTGCCGCCCATGCCTTGACCCATGCCACCACCGCGGCCCGCGTCGCCGACGCCCGACTAGCGTTCGACGAGGCCGCCGCGCTGTGGCGGCAAGCCCTGACCGTCGCCGACCTGGCCGAAAAGGAAGACCTCGACCGGTTTCCGCTACTGATCGGCCTGGGGACGTCCCTGTATCGGGCTGGCAACCCGGACGACGGCCTTCCGATATTTATCCAAGCTATGGAGGAAGCCCTCGCGCCACATGACGCTGGCGGCGGTGCGGATGGCGCTCGACTGGTCACCGCGGCGGTCGCGGCCCTCAGCGAGCTGAACTGGTACCCGGCCAAGCCCGGCGAAGTCAACAAACGGCTCGTTGATGTCTTCGAGCAAGGGCTGGCCCAAGTGACCGACCCTGTGCACCGCGCGCTGGTTCTGTCCTGTCTCGCCGTCGCCCGCTACTACGACGGTGACCCGGTGGGCCGCGCCGCGCGTTCAGATGAGGCACTGGCCCTCGTCCGGCGCACGACCGACGAGTTGGCACTCGCCCACGTCCTGCACCTGCGGGCCGTGGCGCTCAAGGGGCCCGACCACCTCGACCAACGCCTCCGCGCGGTCACCGAGCTGCTGGCGTTGCCCGGCCTGCCGCCGTCCATGACGGTCCGCGCCCGGCAGCTCCGTGCCCGAGCACTGGTCACTTTGGGCCGCGTTTTCGAGGCGTCCGCTGAATTAGATCTCGCAGCCCAGCTGACGGACGACCAATGCGCACCCCTTTGTACCCAACTCGCCTGGTCCCAAGCCGCCTTGCTACTGCTTGGCGGGCGTTGCCGGGAGGCGGACGAGTTGCGGCGTGCCGCCTACGACTGGCATTCGCGGATGAAGTGGGGTGCCGCGCGGTTGAACCGAGTGGTCCAGATGTGGGAGGTCGCCTATCTCACCGGCGATGGCGCGAGTCTCGTCGGCGAGCTGCGCACTGTCGCGGAGTACGCTGATCTGCCCGCGCTGCACAGCATTCTCGGGATGGCACTGGCCGAGGCGGGGCACATGCGCGATGCCCGCATGGCGTTGCGCCGGCTCCCGTGCGGGCCCAAGGATCACTTGTGGCTCTATACCCAGTGTTGGGCGCTGCTCGCCGCATCACGTCTCGACGAGACTGAGCTGGTCACCCGGCTGCGGGCCGAGCTGCTGCCTTACCGCCATCTGGCATGTTCCGTTTCGGACGTGGTGATCAGCGGGTCAGTGGCCTACTTCACCGCGGAGGCCGCTTTGGGCCTCGGTGACGTTGACGCCGCCCTGGTCGATCTCCACATCGCTCTCGACACGACCCGACGGATGGGCGCCCAGCTATGGCTGGACCGGGTGCGCGAGCGTATCGGCCGGTGCGGAGACACCAAGGCGCGGCTGGTAGCGATGCCGATCGGTTAG
- the ispG gene encoding flavodoxin-dependent (E)-4-hydroxy-3-methylbut-2-enyl-diphosphate synthase: MTVSLGLPATPPKRLAPRRRSRQVRVGDVLVGGDAPVSVQSMTTTKTADVDATLQQIAELTASGCQIVRVAVPDTDDAEALPQIARKSKIPVIADIHFQPRYVFAAIDAGCAAVRVNPGNIKKFDDRVAEIAKAASAAGIPIRIGVNAGSLDKRLLEKYGRPNADALVESALWECSLFEEHGFRDIKISVKHNDPVVMISAYRKLAAACDYPLHLGVTEAGPTFQGTIKSSVAFGALLAEGIGDTIRVSLSAPPAEEVKVGIQILESLGLRQRSLEIVSCPSCGRAQVDVYRLANEVTAGLEGLPVPLRVAVMGCVVNGPGEAREADLGVASGNGKGQIFVRGQVVRTVPESQIVETLIDEALRIADEMTAAGTVGGTPEVSVF; the protein is encoded by the coding sequence GTGACAGTCTCCCTGGGCTTGCCGGCCACTCCGCCCAAGCGGCTGGCCCCACGGCGGAGATCCCGCCAAGTGCGGGTCGGCGACGTACTGGTCGGCGGCGACGCGCCGGTCTCCGTCCAATCCATGACCACCACCAAGACCGCCGACGTGGACGCCACCCTTCAGCAGATCGCCGAGCTGACCGCGAGCGGGTGCCAGATCGTGCGGGTGGCGGTGCCGGACACCGACGACGCCGAGGCGCTGCCGCAGATCGCCCGCAAGTCGAAGATCCCGGTCATCGCCGACATCCACTTCCAGCCCCGGTACGTCTTCGCGGCCATCGACGCGGGCTGCGCGGCGGTCCGGGTGAACCCGGGCAACATCAAGAAGTTCGACGACCGGGTCGCGGAGATCGCCAAGGCCGCGTCGGCGGCGGGGATCCCGATCCGGATCGGTGTCAACGCGGGCTCGCTGGACAAGCGGCTGCTGGAGAAGTACGGCCGGCCGAACGCGGACGCGCTGGTGGAGTCGGCGCTGTGGGAGTGCTCGCTGTTCGAGGAACACGGCTTCCGGGATATCAAGATCTCGGTGAAGCACAACGATCCGGTGGTGATGATCAGCGCGTACCGCAAGCTGGCCGCCGCCTGCGACTACCCGTTGCACCTCGGGGTGACCGAGGCCGGGCCGACGTTCCAGGGCACGATCAAGTCGAGCGTGGCGTTCGGAGCGCTGCTGGCGGAGGGCATCGGCGACACGATCCGGGTCTCGCTGTCCGCGCCACCGGCCGAGGAGGTCAAGGTCGGCATCCAGATCCTGGAGTCGCTGGGCCTGCGCCAGCGCAGCCTGGAGATCGTGTCCTGCCCGTCCTGCGGCCGCGCCCAGGTCGATGTGTATCGGCTGGCCAACGAGGTGACCGCCGGCCTGGAAGGGCTGCCGGTGCCGTTGCGGGTCGCGGTCATGGGCTGCGTGGTGAACGGGCCCGGCGAGGCACGCGAGGCCGACCTGGGAGTCGCGTCCGGCAACGGCAAGGGCCAGATCTTCGTACGCGGCCAGGTGGTCCGGACCGTGCCGGAGTCCCAGATCGTGGAGACGCTGATCGACGAGGCGCTGCGGATCGCGGACGAAATGACGGCCGCTGGCACCGTCGGGGGTACGCCCGAGGTCAGCGTCTTCTGA